A stretch of Rhipicephalus sanguineus isolate Rsan-2018 unplaced genomic scaffold, BIME_Rsan_1.4 Seq215, whole genome shotgun sequence DNA encodes these proteins:
- the LOC119376732 gene encoding LOW QUALITY PROTEIN: 39S ribosomal protein L37, mitochondrial-like (The sequence of the model RefSeq protein was modified relative to this genomic sequence to represent the inferred CDS: inserted 2 bases in 2 codons) → VDCGAAHTNEIYFRKRLWKNRRTLRRVVKFRTPQPLLDKGVEIHDALQVAANEFVPEPFDLPEPHGRPNEMRQDSRNPDWHDHEAYIVHKKSRLLEGDKHMCLLTKTVRYDGLPTALSEHVRLHTLGEAQQAAAKEALAQVHLYDCTQVKLPKRIDLTQPHMSFPREFGVPVDRKVSQVLASYHHLCEKLTSQVPEAMDRTXLSDVVSNVCFQKADGNTVVFKSEVDTLTTSKVPLRAFNTPXEVKATADMAMPDLYPAKYTLDLDKGHIYRMDDIYPVPRVALNQHPHTLHVTHPYYYFWFPKEKMARAILACFTFAAARARQLYGTLTLPEPVALQCTYSDAETFGFLAYQLNTLDLSTDEGIKNQVWVAGEPHRLFESCNHREGMVGHNPAVFQHFLAFYTHGFSRLPSLQG, encoded by the exons GTTGACTGCGGTGCTGCGCATACAAACGAGATCTACTTCCGCAAAAGGCTGTGGAAGAACAGAAGAACCTTGCGCAGAGTGGTCAAGTTCCGGACGCCGCAGCCCCTCTTGGACAAGGGGGTCGAAATTCACGATGCTCTCCAGGTGGCCGCAAACGAATTTGTGCCGGAACC GTTTGACCTTCCCGAACCCCATGGCAGACCGAATGAAATGCGCCAGGATAGCAGGAACCCCGACTGGCATGACCACGAGGCCTATATTGTGCACAAAAAGTCCCGGCTCCTCGAAG GGGACAAGCACATGTGCCTGCTGACCAAGACAGTCCGGTATGATGGCCTCCCCACAGCACTTTCGGAGCACGTTAGGCTGCACACCCTTGGAGAAGCTCAGCAGGCGGCTGCCAAAGAGGCCCTTGCGCAGGTGCACTTGTACGACTGCACCCAGGTGAAACTGCCCAAGAGGATTGATCTGACACAGCCCCACATGAGTTTTCCACGAGAATTCGGAGTACCCGTCGATCGCAAGGT TTCTCAAGTGCTTGCCAGCTACCATCATTTGTGTGAGAAGCTGACCAGCCAAGTTCCAGAGGCCATGGATCGCA GCCTGTCTGATGTGGTCAGCAATGTCTGCTTCCAAAAGGCAG ATGGGAACACTGTGGTGTTTAAAAGTGAGGTGGACACCCTGACCACGAGCAAGGTTCCACTGCGTGCCTTTAACACCC GAGAGGTCAAGGCCACGGCTGACATGGCGATGCCCGACCTGTACCCTGCCAAGTACACGCTTGACTTGGACAAGGGCCACATCTATCGTATGGACGACATCTATC CTGTTCCAAGAGTGGCACTCAACCAGCATCCACACACGCTTCATGTGACGCACCCCTACTACTATTTCTGGTTTCCCAAGGAAAAGATGGCCCGTGCCATTCTTGCATGTTTCACGTTCGCAGCAGCCAGAGCCAGGCAATTGTATGGG ACACTGACCTTACCAGAGCCTGTGGCTCTGCAATGCACGTACAGTGATGCCGAAACATTTGGCTTTCTGGCGTACCAGCTGAATACACTGGACCTCTCCACTGACGAAGGCATCAAGAACCAGGTCTGGGTGGCAGGGGAGCCACACAGGCTCTTTGAAAGCTGCAATCACAGGGAAGGCATGGTGGGCCACAATCCCGCTGTCTTCCAACACTTTCTCGCATTCTACACCCATGGGTTCAGTCGGCTGCCATCTCTCCAGGGTTAG